GAAATTTCTATGGATGTCAAGGGATAAATTAAATGTTAGGATGGAGCATAATGGGGACAAAGGAAACTTCCTTCTCTGGGATGCAACATGTATCAAGCTGTTTGGTAAAACTGTTGGAGAATGTCGAGATGAGTTGATAGCGGTATCTTCTACACAATTGAACCATAGGTTAAATAATGATTCTGTGATTTTTCATTGATACCATATATTTCACCTGTCTAGGCTGGGGATGATATTAAGGTATTTCCAGCGTGTGCTGATGAAATCCTGTTGAAAACTTGGGCTGTCAGATTTAAGTTTCGTTCACAATTACGCCAATCATCTATGTTGGATGTGAGTGAAGAACTCCATCATATTCAATCATTGATAGCCACCCTTGGGTTGAAGGTAATAACTAAATAAGTTTATCACAGTATAAGGTTAACAACAATAAATGGTGTTTCTCCtgtgttaatatttttcatgcAGGAACAATCAAGTAAGGGAAAAGGAATAGCTGTTGAGCCAAAAAGTTCACCACCAATTTTTGTTCCCACGGTGGGTCTTTTGTTTCAATATTGCATCATGTCAAATATTTACTTATGATAttgttcttaatatatatattggtaaATGTGTTCATAGCCATCGTTGTCACAGTCTTCTGATTACGATCCTGGAAACTCTACATGTTTAACTCCAACCAAAAGGATTAGTTGTCAGCAAACCAGTTCTGATTTTGATTCTGATGAGCATGCACAGTATCAGTTATCAACTAACAAACATATTCAGGCTGAGTAATTGGGACTTTGACAATCCTGTGGCTTCAGCTTCTATGTTTTGTTTAACATCAATTTGATCATATTTAATCTGCTCACTGAGTAGATATGACAATATATTTTGTGCAGTCCACCATCATTTCATAGCAAATGATGTATAAACAATCAAATATcgaatatatatgatatatgataattttttattaaacttaaactttTCATTGGTATTCATCCGTGTTATACTCTTTACCATTGTGAATACCATgacaatttcacaattattaattaaatgaataacatACAACTATATCAATTAACTATTCAAATTGCGATACCATAGCATATAAATCGATTGGATTTGCTTTATTTGCATATTACTAAGTCAAGTTTGATTGTATGACGAACAAAATACTTGGTTTCATGCAATAAACTGCTGTTGTATTTTATCAATTAGCTTTTAAACATCTATGAGGAGCAATCAACTTTAAATTCTtacaatcaatcaattaattttaagattttaaacatgaaacaaaaaaatttaacttatgtCATTTAATggtttactttatttattcttatatttatatttatttatgtttttatataacATTATATACCACAGGCAAGGGATAACCCTTATAACAGTGTTTCGTTCCTTTTTCAAGCATATGGCAGGGTTtgttttttgctttcaaatatGTTGCCATATTACACTGGAATCAGtattattatacatttatatatggttttaaattttaattcaattagtattagtattactattaatattattattattactattttaataattataataaataataaattatactgataatataataataataataataataataataataataataataataataataattttaaaaaaatttaacccaTGCTTAGCGTATGCCAGACttccataatttattattatttatatactatTATTCATATATGCAATATTCAATGcactgatttttttaatactttacaattattattattttgttactgACCTCATTATCTGCAAATGCATTTAATGTGTGCAGCTATGAAAATATATAGTATCATTGTTCTATGTTTTATAGGCGGCTATTTTTTGGAATGCCACACTCAATGCCTCGATGCATTTAATGGAACACACATAGATACACGTTTACCGGCAACACTGACTAAGCTTCACAGGTTAGCTGGATTCACCAACTCCACCAACTTATTTCCCTCATTCGACGGCCTTTGTCAATTCCCCATTGATGTCcatcaatcaatatcaatatcaatatcaatattaatgCTATGCAAACAATTGTTAAAAAACTTTTCTTACTTCCGATTCATCTGGCAATGCCccatttattttccaacatttTGTTTCCTCCctcatcaaaaattacatgtttacAACTTCAATAAGAAAAACGATGATCATAAATATTCACATGACAGATGATTTGCAAACCTAACATTTTAGAGCAGCAAATCATTCGTGCTGCACTAAACCATTGAGTATGAAATTTATTGCGTCTGAATACAaatttttctattgttttatTCTATTATGCTTTTTCTATTGCAAATACATATCCCTTTACTCGGTGAAGCAAATGCAAATAACTATAATGTTGGTATCATTTTAAAGTCAGCCTACTACAGCAACTTATTTAACTCAATTTCAACATTTGATTTTCCTATTGTTTGGCAATTATAAGGCAGTTGTTGCAGAAATCAATTACTCATGGACATATATGTTGAACGAAGGAAGCGTAGGAAAACTATTTTGCAAGAACAAAAAAGACAACATTCAGCTATTAATGGTGATACTTAATACagatttgtaatttgtaatttgcaattcatttatagattattattattcttcatatcatcacattaatattatattatacttaCAAAAACTATTGTTATAGACAACTTGCAATGTATCTCACAATGTAGTCCAACTATTAACCATAATAATAACCCTGCTACAAGCTTCCAATCTACACCACCATCGCACGAGACTTTATCTATAGATGATTCTGAACGATGCTCAAAAAGACATGCAATCAATGTTTCTTCCATCCAGAGAAATTTGATGTCATCTTATGacaatcaaaaaaatataacaactgCTTCTACATCCACATTCCAAGCCAGTAATGCTTATTCCAATATAACACAATTAGACATTCACAGAggtaatttttattcttaagcTATTATCAAATATCTACATgcacacattttatttattattacattcttttcagattttgttCTACAGTCAACTTATATATAGAATGCCAAATTGGCTGTTTATTATCCAGATGAACATCAGAGACCAACTGACACTACACAACATGATCAATTTGTCGGCTATGACAGCTCAGATTTCAATGATGATGATGTCAATATGACACAGGAAAACATTGATATAGGTATTTAtccatcatttatatttttttatattctgttCTTTGatgatcaaataaataaatcgaATATTTTCGGCTGATGTGTGTTATACCATATCAATATGCATAGAATACTCATTGAATGACCCAACAATagatgattttgatgattatgATGAACAGACCTTTCTATCTGCCTCATCTACATACCAAAATACAGGTTTGATCTTCCAActataaaatttattcaaatgtgtttgatatatttaattattattcatacCTTATTTATAGGTGGTACTTACATTGATATCGGAGATCCTGTATGGGAATGCCCACATTGTAAGGCTATGATGTGGTATGATGAGAGgataaataaagacaaacaaacaaacaaaccaagGTTTTCATTATGTTGTTCTGATGGAAAAATACAATTACCTCTGTTGCATGAACCACCCCATCCATTAAATCACTTACTTTTCAATAACCAAGATCCTAAAGCTAAGAATTTCCAGCAA
The Glycine max cultivar Williams 82 chromosome 10 unlocalized genomic scaffold, Glycine_max_v4.0 Gm10_scaffold_1052, whole genome shotgun sequence DNA segment above includes these coding regions:
- the LOC100792846 gene encoding uncharacterized protein, with the protein product DCYCLTVGTVDEIIIDAPWSYDSCPNCTTTFDPSKGGSAFRSCHTSVVDIVPWDKLNVRMEHNGDKGNFLLWDATCIKLFGKTVGECRDELIAAGDDIKVFPACADEILLKTWAVRFKFRSQLRQSSMLDVSEELHHIQSLIATLGLKEQSSKGKGIAVEPKSSPPIFVPTPSLSQSSDYDPGNSTCLTPTKRISCQQTSSDFDSDEHAQYQLSTNKHIQAE